The following are encoded in a window of Mycobacterium vicinigordonae genomic DNA:
- a CDS encoding type I polyketide synthase: MNPTSEALADKPSGARLAVVGMACNVPGAADVKSFWQMLMAAESAFDTVPRDRWDHEPFFDPAGRTPNSAYSDVMATVSGIQEFDPLPFGISPRQAEVMDPQHRILLTATRAALDDAGLGDRQLASRKVGVYVGISASDFRELMTAPLRVRQFAGGAFGAGTDTDLDCLAEAVPPVRAFTMPGSLLNMAAAAISRSFNLRGPSMAMDAACASSLVALYSAAVALRAGQCDTAVVAGVHVNLVPDGLILFSKIGAVSKTGVCAPFDSSADGFVLGEGVGVVVLTRQDAVPENAEVYAWLRGVGCTTDGAGAGVMEPQVDGQCAAVQAALADSGLAAADVDYIEAHGTATVVGDAVEVESLSACLPPRQESPRYLGSAKANVGHAMSAAGVIGLIKAVLVLRHGVVPPHPHLREERPELRLGDRGIVIPREPLRLPDFDRPHVAAVSAFGFGGTNVHALLQAEPVAASAATTSYIVPVRGRNVDEVAFRCQCLLRDLEDDDADLAGVAATLTRRAERGAELLAVATSVAGLRSQLRKALSVLRSERPVPHEIGEALWYRDTEPDAQALQLCFLFGGQGSQKVSDAATLRNSDPEFSRVVEELAGCAECPGLLEAMYPAEPDAGSAAALAETQRCQPALLVTQLALAGQLQAAGIDPDVVLGHSVGEFAAAAVAGVVTPQAAVRFAARRGQAIAEADIPRGGMLACRADEATVREALEGNSSVWIVNVNSPEQTVVAGTADGIARAAKRLGLAQVAHKELDVSHPFHSPLLAPANARIAEHVDALVLQDPRAAFFSCLHGRRYTDANDIRQSWREHALLSVRFADAIGAVGATRTVFVEIGAGTTLLNLVRDSGVPRERLVPAGDFGADPRHAANLLLARLRALGVRVALPGPGKRRGALLSALPLPAKTLWPLKNGRDDAAASVSVVTSESADGAAADSANPFPAARTELATDTKDTVVQELIALWREQTAVIAKHLEGTGTGTGTGSAAAQAPVRAAHASSSADVLATIAEIGSYDVSDLAPEQLLVGDLGFDSLMLTALLNKLRGQHPDLAVQEFNPADLTVATVLAWAGDRQVSAAAAAADRKPPAVARQHGIAEFPEWQALSTRLSAFRDAGIENPYWTLHERVVNDTTQIGDRVLVNYSSYNYLGLSGDPRVSRSAQQAIERYGTSVSASRLLSGEKPLHRELEAAIARLIGVADAVTLVGGHSTNVTAIGHLLGEADIVLPDALAHDSIMQGCHLSGAVRRPFRHNDAGHLRELLSNVRDRYRRALVVIEGAYSMDGDIADLPAFIEVAKEHDAMLMVDEAHSIGVLGAGGGGVSEYFGVDRSQVDIWMGTLSKSLSSCGGYLAGSGELVEYLRYSLPGFVYSCGLPPASAAAALASIEILAAEPERVAALHANADYMRSAFTFHGLSFGLSKDTPIVPFVVGDSARCLALASRLREAGINVDPIMYPAVPDDEARLRFFVTASHSFEQIDSTVAALAREYRNLSDRAIA, encoded by the coding sequence TTGAATCCCACTTCAGAAGCGCTGGCGGACAAACCCTCTGGTGCGCGATTGGCTGTGGTGGGTATGGCGTGCAACGTCCCCGGCGCCGCCGACGTGAAGTCCTTTTGGCAGATGTTGATGGCGGCGGAGTCTGCATTCGACACGGTTCCGCGGGATCGGTGGGACCACGAGCCGTTCTTCGACCCGGCGGGCCGCACCCCCAATTCCGCTTATAGCGACGTGATGGCCACCGTGAGTGGAATCCAGGAGTTCGATCCGCTGCCTTTCGGCATCTCGCCGCGCCAAGCGGAGGTGATGGATCCGCAGCACCGCATCCTGCTGACGGCCACCCGGGCGGCACTCGACGACGCCGGGTTGGGTGATCGTCAGCTGGCCTCTCGGAAAGTTGGTGTTTACGTTGGCATTTCGGCCAGCGACTTCCGGGAGCTGATGACAGCCCCATTGCGGGTACGGCAGTTCGCCGGGGGCGCATTCGGGGCGGGCACCGACACCGACCTCGACTGTCTGGCCGAAGCGGTGCCCCCGGTGCGGGCGTTCACCATGCCCGGTTCGTTGCTCAACATGGCGGCCGCGGCGATCAGTCGCAGCTTCAATCTGCGGGGACCGTCGATGGCGATGGACGCCGCCTGCGCGTCATCGCTAGTCGCCTTGTACAGCGCGGCGGTTGCGCTGCGTGCCGGCCAGTGCGACACCGCCGTGGTCGCCGGGGTGCACGTGAACCTAGTACCCGACGGACTAATCCTCTTCTCGAAGATCGGCGCCGTGTCCAAGACAGGCGTGTGCGCCCCGTTCGATAGCAGCGCAGACGGTTTCGTGCTCGGCGAAGGCGTGGGCGTGGTGGTGCTGACGCGACAGGACGCGGTCCCCGAAAATGCCGAGGTCTATGCCTGGCTGCGCGGGGTCGGCTGCACCACCGACGGTGCCGGCGCGGGTGTGATGGAACCGCAGGTGGACGGACAGTGTGCCGCGGTGCAAGCGGCCCTGGCCGATTCGGGGCTTGCCGCGGCCGACGTCGACTACATCGAAGCGCACGGCACCGCCACGGTGGTCGGCGACGCCGTGGAAGTCGAATCGTTGAGCGCCTGCCTGCCGCCGAGGCAGGAATCACCCCGCTATCTCGGCAGCGCCAAGGCCAATGTGGGCCACGCGATGTCAGCCGCGGGAGTGATCGGACTCATCAAGGCTGTGCTGGTGTTGCGGCACGGCGTCGTCCCACCCCACCCGCATCTGCGCGAAGAACGCCCCGAACTGCGGCTCGGCGATCGGGGCATCGTGATACCCCGCGAACCGCTCCGGTTGCCCGACTTCGATCGGCCGCACGTCGCCGCGGTCAGCGCGTTCGGATTCGGCGGCACCAATGTGCACGCGCTGCTGCAGGCCGAGCCTGTGGCGGCGAGTGCGGCAACGACGAGCTACATCGTGCCCGTGCGGGGACGTAACGTCGACGAGGTCGCATTCCGGTGCCAGTGCCTGCTGCGGGACCTCGAAGACGACGATGCGGATCTGGCCGGTGTCGCGGCCACCCTCACCCGGCGAGCCGAACGGGGCGCCGAATTGTTGGCGGTGGCAACCTCGGTGGCCGGGCTGCGCAGTCAGCTGCGAAAGGCGCTGAGCGTCCTGCGATCCGAGCGTCCCGTGCCCCATGAGATCGGCGAAGCCCTCTGGTACCGGGACACCGAACCCGACGCGCAGGCGCTGCAGCTGTGCTTCCTGTTCGGTGGCCAAGGATCCCAAAAGGTCAGTGACGCAGCGACATTGCGCAACTCCGATCCGGAATTCTCGCGGGTCGTCGAAGAGCTGGCAGGTTGCGCGGAGTGCCCCGGCCTGCTTGAGGCGATGTACCCGGCCGAACCCGATGCCGGGTCGGCGGCGGCGCTGGCCGAGACTCAGCGCTGCCAGCCGGCGTTGCTGGTCACCCAGCTGGCACTCGCCGGGCAGTTGCAGGCTGCCGGCATCGATCCCGATGTAGTGCTGGGACACAGCGTCGGTGAATTTGCCGCCGCAGCGGTGGCCGGAGTCGTGACGCCGCAAGCGGCGGTGCGCTTCGCCGCGCGCCGAGGCCAGGCGATCGCCGAGGCGGACATTCCGCGCGGCGGCATGCTGGCCTGCCGTGCCGACGAGGCAACGGTGCGGGAAGCTTTGGAGGGCAACAGCTCGGTCTGGATCGTCAACGTCAACTCGCCCGAACAGACCGTGGTAGCGGGTACAGCGGACGGAATCGCCCGCGCAGCAAAACGACTCGGCTTGGCCCAGGTGGCTCACAAAGAGCTCGATGTCTCGCACCCCTTCCACAGCCCACTGCTTGCGCCCGCCAATGCGCGGATAGCCGAACACGTCGACGCCCTGGTTCTGCAGGACCCCCGAGCGGCTTTCTTCTCCTGCCTGCACGGCCGTCGATACACCGACGCCAATGACATTCGCCAGTCGTGGCGTGAGCACGCGCTGCTGTCGGTGCGATTTGCCGATGCGATCGGCGCGGTCGGCGCTACCCGTACGGTGTTCGTCGAAATTGGAGCGGGGACAACACTGTTGAATCTAGTTCGTGATTCCGGTGTGCCGCGGGAGAGGCTGGTGCCGGCCGGCGACTTCGGCGCCGACCCACGGCACGCGGCGAATCTGCTGTTGGCCCGGTTGCGCGCGCTCGGCGTCCGGGTGGCCTTACCCGGCCCGGGAAAGCGCAGGGGCGCACTCCTATCGGCGCTTCCCCTGCCCGCCAAGACGTTGTGGCCGTTGAAGAATGGCCGGGATGATGCCGCCGCGTCAGTGTCGGTCGTGACTTCTGAGTCGGCGGACGGAGCAGCGGCAGATTCGGCGAACCCATTCCCGGCCGCGCGGACAGAACTTGCCACCGATACGAAAGACACAGTCGTGCAAGAGCTCATCGCGCTGTGGCGTGAACAGACGGCCGTTATCGCCAAGCATCTAGAGGGCACCGGCACCGGCACCGGCACCGGCAGCGCTGCGGCGCAGGCCCCGGTTCGCGCGGCGCACGCGTCGAGTTCGGCCGACGTGTTGGCGACGATCGCCGAGATCGGTTCCTACGACGTGAGTGACCTGGCGCCAGAACAGTTGCTGGTCGGCGATCTCGGATTCGACTCGCTGATGCTTACCGCGTTGTTAAACAAGTTGCGCGGGCAGCACCCCGATCTCGCGGTGCAGGAGTTCAATCCGGCCGACCTGACCGTGGCGACGGTGCTCGCCTGGGCGGGGGATCGGCAAGTATCCGCGGCGGCGGCCGCCGCGGATCGAAAACCGCCAGCGGTTGCCCGGCAGCACGGAATCGCGGAGTTCCCGGAGTGGCAGGCCCTGAGCACACGCTTGTCGGCGTTCCGGGACGCCGGCATCGAGAACCCGTACTGGACCCTGCACGAGCGGGTGGTCAACGACACCACCCAGATCGGCGATCGGGTGCTGGTCAACTATTCGAGTTACAACTATCTCGGGCTGTCGGGAGACCCTCGGGTGAGCCGCAGTGCCCAACAGGCCATCGAACGCTACGGGACCTCGGTCTCGGCCAGCAGGTTGCTCTCCGGCGAGAAGCCGCTGCACCGGGAACTGGAAGCTGCCATCGCCAGGTTGATCGGCGTCGCGGACGCGGTGACGCTGGTGGGCGGTCACTCCACGAACGTGACCGCGATCGGTCACCTGCTCGGCGAGGCGGACATCGTGCTGCCGGACGCGCTGGCCCACGACAGCATCATGCAGGGCTGCCATCTCTCCGGCGCGGTCCGACGGCCCTTCCGCCACAACGACGCCGGCCACCTGCGGGAGCTGCTGTCCAACGTGCGCGACCGCTACCGGCGCGCCCTGGTGGTGATCGAGGGCGCCTACAGCATGGACGGCGACATCGCCGACCTGCCGGCGTTCATCGAGGTGGCCAAGGAGCACGACGCCATGTTGATGGTCGACGAGGCGCATTCCATCGGCGTGCTCGGCGCCGGTGGGGGCGGTGTCAGCGAGTACTTCGGGGTGGACCGCTCGCAGGTCGACATCTGGATGGGCACCCTGTCCAAGTCGTTGTCGAGTTGCGGGGGCTACCTCGCCGGTTCGGGTGAGCTGGTCGAGTACCTCCGCTACAGCCTGCCCGGCTTCGTCTACAGCTGCGGATTGCCACCAGCGTCCGCGGCTGCCGCGCTGGCGTCGATCGAGATCCTGGCGGCCGAGCCCGAGCGGGTTGCGGCATTGCACGCCAACGCCGACTACATGCGGTCGGCGTTCACCTTCCACGGCTTGTCGTTCGGGCTGAGCAAGGACACCCCGATCGTGCCGTTCGTGGTCGGAGATTCGGCACGCTGCCTGGCACTGGCGAGCCGGCTGCGAGAGGCAGGGATCAACGTCGACCCCATCATGTACCCGGCGGTGCCCGACGACGAGGCGCGGCTGCGCTTCTTCGTCACCGCGTCGCACAGCTTCGAACAGATCGACAGCACGGTCGCGGCGCTGGCCCGCGAGTACCGCAATCTGTCTGACCGGGCAATCGCATAG
- a CDS encoding fatty acyl-AMP ligase, with the protein MAQPHTPMTVVDALEQGSTDSRRGFAFIGDDRAETFVSFAGLRDSVARAAAVLADRGIVGGDRVALIVPDAKEFVTGFLAVMWAGAIPVPLYPPVGFGKQDSYLEYIATLMNSVGVTGLVVPQWLDEALELGERFRARLSAVAPADALDTGNDLLDPAARGADQTAFLQFTSGSTGKPKAVVVKDRALWVNIESFVSTLGCNDEDHIVSWLPLYHDMGLVGKMLAPLMFSLNTTFLPTLGFLRDPGSWLDTISAKRGSMSFAPNFAYALAAKKAQPPETGWDLSSMRVFGCAAEPINADTLDMFIERFAPHGLRPEAVVPGYGMAEATLGITLDRLDRRFRRLSAAADAYHAGGVVHSPADGAAALTFVSSGRVFADGHALRIVDDAGHELPAGRVGDVQFRGPSLAMGYFGDAEATSSAFLPDGWLATGDRGFIHDGDLFITGRRKDILIVNGRNYDPHHVEWAAADVPGIRKGNVVAFSVPGELTEDIVVAAERNSADPDHDQQVRRIIWTRTRLAVAEVVFLDPGQLPKTSSGKVQRSRTRDLYLRGELRESAVATRTHTHTAKV; encoded by the coding sequence ATGGCGCAACCCCACACCCCGATGACTGTCGTGGACGCCCTAGAGCAGGGCTCGACCGACAGCCGGCGCGGCTTCGCGTTCATCGGTGACGACCGTGCGGAAACTTTCGTATCCTTTGCCGGCCTGCGCGATTCGGTGGCCCGCGCCGCGGCGGTCTTGGCTGACCGCGGCATCGTCGGGGGCGATCGGGTGGCCCTCATTGTGCCCGACGCAAAAGAGTTCGTCACCGGCTTTTTGGCCGTCATGTGGGCGGGAGCGATACCCGTCCCGCTCTACCCGCCGGTCGGCTTTGGAAAGCAAGATTCGTATCTGGAATACATTGCCACGCTGATGAATTCGGTGGGAGTGACGGGACTGGTGGTCCCGCAGTGGTTGGACGAGGCACTCGAGTTGGGTGAGCGGTTCCGTGCGCGGTTGTCGGCGGTCGCGCCCGCTGATGCGCTGGACACCGGCAACGACCTCCTGGATCCGGCGGCCCGTGGGGCCGACCAGACGGCGTTTCTGCAGTTCACCAGCGGCAGCACCGGTAAGCCGAAGGCCGTGGTTGTCAAGGACCGCGCGTTGTGGGTCAACATCGAATCGTTCGTATCGACCCTGGGCTGCAACGACGAAGACCATATCGTGAGCTGGCTGCCGCTGTATCACGATATGGGACTTGTCGGCAAAATGCTTGCTCCCCTGATGTTTTCACTGAACACTACGTTCCTGCCCACACTCGGGTTTCTGCGGGACCCGGGCAGCTGGCTGGACACTATCTCGGCCAAACGCGGTTCCATGTCGTTCGCACCGAACTTCGCCTACGCCCTGGCGGCGAAGAAGGCGCAGCCCCCCGAGACGGGATGGGATCTGTCCAGCATGCGGGTCTTCGGTTGCGCCGCGGAACCAATCAACGCCGACACCCTGGACATGTTCATCGAGCGGTTCGCGCCGCACGGCTTGCGGCCCGAGGCCGTGGTCCCGGGCTACGGCATGGCCGAGGCGACGCTGGGGATCACCCTGGACCGGTTGGACCGCCGGTTCCGCCGGCTCAGCGCCGCCGCGGACGCCTATCACGCTGGGGGAGTGGTGCACTCGCCGGCCGACGGGGCCGCCGCGCTCACCTTCGTGAGCAGCGGCCGGGTGTTCGCCGACGGGCACGCCCTGCGGATCGTCGACGACGCGGGACATGAGCTACCCGCCGGACGGGTAGGCGACGTCCAATTCCGGGGGCCGTCTCTGGCTATGGGCTACTTCGGCGACGCCGAGGCCACCTCGTCGGCGTTTTTGCCGGACGGGTGGCTGGCGACCGGTGACCGCGGATTCATCCACGACGGCGACCTCTTCATCACCGGGCGGCGAAAGGACATCCTGATCGTCAACGGCCGTAACTATGATCCCCACCACGTGGAGTGGGCGGCCGCGGACGTCCCCGGAATCCGAAAGGGAAACGTAGTCGCATTCTCCGTGCCCGGAGAACTCACCGAGGACATCGTCGTTGCCGCCGAACGGAATTCGGCGGACCCGGATCACGATCAGCAAGTGCGGCGAATCATCTGGACCCGCACCCGCCTGGCCGTTGCCGAGGTGGTCTTCCTGGACCCGGGGCAGCTACCCAAGACCTCATCGGGCAAGGTGCAGCGGTCCCGGACCCGCGACCTGTACCTGCGCGGCGAGTTGCGTGAGTCCGCCGTCGCAACCCGCACGCACACCCACACCGCGAAGGTCTGA
- a CDS encoding MmpS family transport accessory protein yields MVVVAVLAVAAFAVFRLHGIFGSQNINASAGGKDESKNVIPKDVVYQIFGPPGTHGQVDYLDEYAQPKRAEFSSLPWSFDINTLMTSVFASVVAQGDSDTIGCRIVVNGVVRDEHTVSTRDAQASCLAKAA; encoded by the coding sequence CTGGTGGTGGTGGCCGTGCTTGCTGTCGCGGCCTTCGCCGTCTTCCGGCTGCACGGAATCTTCGGATCGCAGAACATCAATGCGTCTGCCGGCGGCAAAGACGAGTCCAAGAACGTCATACCCAAGGACGTGGTGTACCAGATCTTCGGGCCGCCCGGGACGCACGGCCAGGTGGACTACCTCGACGAGTACGCGCAACCGAAGCGAGCTGAATTCAGCAGCTTACCTTGGTCTTTCGACATCAACACCCTGATGACATCGGTCTTCGCCAGCGTCGTTGCGCAGGGGGACAGTGACACCATCGGTTGCCGGATTGTCGTCAACGGCGTTGTGCGCGACGAGCATACGGTGAGCACCCGCGACGCCCAAGCATCGTGTCTGGCGAAGGCCGCGTGA
- a CDS encoding RND family transporter gives MSLHRTSERRGLAGFVLRFSVPVILAWLLLTVLVNVFVPQLEAVGKEHSVSLASRSSQSYRALKRQGELFDQFNSDSIAMVLLESDTALGPAARDYYRGLVDRLKRDTAHVQHVQDFWGDRITAGGAQSADGKAAYVQINLVGDQGTTTGKDSVAAVRGIVDRDPPPRGLRVYVTGQAALTADMNNAGDKSLTKMTLITLAVITIVLLLIYRSISTVLLILAVVFVELGAARGVVAFLGQQNLFGLSVFAVSLITSLAIAAGTDYVIFFLGRYQEARAAGQDRTTAYFTTYRSVSHVVLASGLTIAGATLCLSFTRLPYLQTLGVPCFIGMLVVVAAALTATPAVLLVATRFGLMESTRVVSNRRWRRIGTAIVRWPGPILAVTCIAALVGLAVLPTYSVSYNERYYVPDRLPSIKALEVSDAHFSKARMNPDIFVIEAKHDLRTPANMLVLDKVARAIFRLHGINKVQSITRPLGAPIDHSSVPFQVSAQAIPLNENMQFLKERMGDMHKMIDDIGRMIAILEQTHGIMTDLSNINHVTLDDTKAMQATTAKMRDEFADFDDEFRPIRNYFYWEKHCFDIPMCWGIRQLFDSLDNLDVLAENMQTMNGHFEQLDTTLRKVNEQLPPMIAVATTVRDTMLTMYSSYDGFVNQMDRMVDTASVMGRAFDEAKNDDLFYLPPEAFGNEDFKKGMALMLSPDGKTAQMIITHKGDPASNTALATTDAELDAAQEALKGTPLDDSSVYLAGTAPTYHDIAEAVKYDLMIAVVAALSLILIIMLVVTRAVVASCVIVGTIVVSLGSSFGLSVLIWQYILGLPLHWMVMPFTVIALLAVGSDYNLLLVSRLQEELGAGLNTAIIRGVAGSGKVVTAAGLVFAFTMGSMISSDLTAIGQVGTSICLGLLFDTLVVRAFMTPAAAALLGRWFWWPMRVDKYAARARRRANSARELVPV, from the coding sequence GTGAGCCTTCATCGCACCTCCGAGCGGCGTGGCCTGGCCGGTTTCGTGCTCAGGTTCTCGGTTCCGGTCATCCTGGCCTGGCTCTTGCTGACCGTCCTGGTGAATGTGTTCGTGCCGCAACTGGAGGCGGTGGGCAAAGAGCACTCCGTCTCACTGGCTTCACGCTCGTCGCAGTCTTACCGGGCGCTCAAACGCCAGGGTGAGCTGTTCGACCAGTTCAACTCCGACAGCATCGCGATGGTGCTGCTGGAAAGCGACACCGCGCTGGGGCCGGCCGCGCGTGACTACTACCGCGGGCTGGTCGACCGGCTCAAGCGCGATACCGCGCACGTGCAGCATGTCCAGGACTTCTGGGGCGACCGGATCACCGCCGGCGGCGCCCAAAGTGCGGACGGCAAGGCGGCTTACGTGCAGATCAACCTGGTCGGCGACCAGGGCACGACCACGGGTAAGGATTCGGTCGCAGCGGTGCGCGGCATCGTCGATCGGGATCCTCCGCCGCGTGGGCTCCGGGTGTACGTGACCGGTCAGGCGGCGCTGACCGCGGATATGAACAACGCGGGGGACAAGAGCCTGACCAAGATGACGCTGATCACCTTGGCCGTCATCACCATCGTGCTGTTGCTGATCTACCGATCGATCAGCACTGTGCTGCTGATCCTGGCGGTGGTATTCGTCGAGTTAGGCGCCGCGCGCGGGGTTGTCGCGTTCCTGGGCCAGCAGAACCTATTCGGCCTGTCGGTGTTCGCGGTCAGCCTGATCACCTCACTGGCGATCGCGGCCGGCACCGACTACGTCATCTTCTTCCTCGGCCGGTACCAGGAGGCCCGCGCGGCCGGTCAGGATCGCACGACTGCCTACTTCACCACCTACCGCAGCGTCTCACACGTCGTGCTGGCCTCTGGCCTGACCATCGCCGGTGCGACGCTGTGCCTGAGTTTCACCCGGCTGCCGTACCTGCAGACCCTGGGTGTGCCGTGCTTCATCGGGATGTTGGTGGTGGTCGCGGCCGCGCTGACCGCCACGCCCGCGGTGCTGCTGGTGGCCACCCGGTTCGGCCTGATGGAGTCCACCCGTGTCGTCAGCAATCGGCGCTGGCGGCGCATCGGCACCGCGATCGTGCGCTGGCCGGGGCCGATCCTGGCGGTTACCTGCATCGCCGCCCTGGTTGGTCTGGCTGTGCTGCCGACGTATTCGGTGAGCTACAACGAACGCTATTACGTGCCCGACCGGCTCCCGTCGATCAAAGCTCTCGAGGTCTCCGACGCGCACTTCTCCAAAGCTCGGATGAACCCGGACATCTTCGTCATCGAGGCGAAGCACGATTTGCGCACTCCCGCCAACATGCTGGTGCTGGACAAGGTCGCCCGGGCTATCTTCCGGCTGCACGGAATCAACAAGGTGCAGAGCATCACTCGGCCGCTCGGCGCGCCGATAGACCATAGCTCGGTGCCGTTTCAGGTGAGCGCGCAGGCGATTCCGCTCAACGAGAACATGCAGTTCCTCAAGGAGCGTATGGGCGACATGCACAAGATGATCGACGACATCGGCCGCATGATCGCCATCCTGGAGCAGACGCATGGCATCATGACCGACCTGTCGAACATCAACCACGTGACGCTCGACGACACGAAGGCCATGCAGGCCACCACCGCCAAGATGCGCGACGAGTTCGCCGACTTCGACGACGAGTTCCGGCCGATCCGCAACTATTTCTATTGGGAGAAGCACTGTTTCGACATCCCGATGTGCTGGGGGATAAGGCAGTTGTTCGACTCGCTGGACAACCTGGACGTGTTGGCCGAGAACATGCAGACCATGAACGGGCACTTCGAGCAGCTGGACACGACGTTGCGCAAGGTCAACGAGCAACTGCCACCCATGATCGCGGTTGCCACGACCGTCCGGGACACGATGCTGACCATGTACAGCAGCTACGACGGGTTCGTCAACCAGATGGACCGCATGGTCGACACCGCGAGCGTGATGGGCCGGGCGTTCGACGAAGCCAAGAACGACGACCTGTTCTATCTGCCGCCGGAAGCGTTCGGTAACGAGGACTTCAAAAAGGGTATGGCGCTTATGCTTTCACCCGACGGCAAGACCGCGCAGATGATCATCACCCACAAGGGTGACCCGGCCAGCAACACCGCACTGGCGACCACCGATGCCGAACTGGATGCCGCGCAGGAGGCGCTGAAGGGAACACCGTTGGACGACTCGTCGGTCTATCTGGCCGGCACTGCCCCGACGTACCACGACATCGCCGAGGCGGTGAAATATGACTTGATGATCGCGGTGGTCGCCGCGCTGAGCCTGATCCTGATCATCATGCTGGTAGTCACCCGCGCCGTGGTGGCGTCGTGTGTGATCGTTGGCACCATCGTGGTGTCGTTGGGTTCGTCCTTTGGTCTTTCGGTGCTGATTTGGCAGTACATCCTGGGCCTGCCGCTGCACTGGATGGTTATGCCGTTCACCGTGATTGCGTTGTTGGCGGTGGGATCGGACTACAACTTGCTGCTGGTGTCGCGCCTGCAGGAGGAACTCGGTGCCGGGCTCAACACCGCGATCATCCGGGGTGTCGCCGGATCTGGCAAGGTGGTCACCGCGGCCGGGCTGGTGTTCGCTTTCACGATGGGGTCGATGATAAGTAGCGATCTGACGGCGATCGGGCAGGTCGGTACGTCCATCTGTTTGGGCCTGCTGTTCGACACCTTGGTGGTGCGCGCGTTCATGACCCCGGCGGCTGCCGCCCTGCTGGGGCGTTGGTTCTGGTGGCCGATGCGGGTGGACAAGTACGCGGCGCGTGCCCGTCGGCGCGCCAACTCCGCTCGCGAGCTGGTGCCGGTCTGA